The following coding sequences lie in one Peromyscus maniculatus bairdii isolate BWxNUB_F1_BW_parent chromosome 3, HU_Pman_BW_mat_3.1, whole genome shotgun sequence genomic window:
- the LOC102921629 gene encoding killer cell lectin-like receptor subfamily I member 2, with product MPKKKQSEHGINKQETTYIGTDLSTSQEKQRLSKTLQISAMWREKQTKQELKVHRAPYPQHRRGSVQGHRTDPLLTTWRMLTFILGTSCIILVTKVGFLIPNLFSRGEKQCRESSFLALLCPKNDDGSCDLCSHDWIAFGNNFYHHHSFYGIKSWVHSQSACEELNSHLLEIDSKAELENILLFQFDGWILLKKENATKIEQTRINDSEKNQSCHYLKGTQIFSADCSSKKPFTCEFNTL from the exons atgcccaagaaaaagcaaagtgaaCATGGAATAAACAAGCAAGAGACTACTTACATAGGAACAGACTTGTCCACATCGCAAGAGAAGCAGAGACTCTCAAAGACACTGCAAATATCTGCAATGTggagagaaaaacagacaaaacaggaACTGAAAGTTCACAGAGCACCATACCCACAGCACAGAAGAGGGTCTGTTCAGGGCCACAGAACAG accCTTTGTTGACAACATGGAGAATGCTAACTTTCATCCTAGGAACTTCATGCATTATTTTGGTAACAAAAGTGGGCTTCTTGATTCCAAACT TGTTTTCTAGAGGAGAAAAGCAATGCAGAGAGTCCTCCTTTCTTGCTCTTCTATGTCCTAAGAATGATG ATGGCTCCTGTGATCTTTGTTCACATGACTGGATTGCTTTTGGAAACAATTTCTATCATCATCATAGTTTTTATGGAATCAAAAGCTGGGTACACAGTCAGTCTGCATGTGAGGAACTGAATTCTCATCTTCTGGAGATTGACTCCAAAGCAGAGCTG GAAAACATACTATTGTTTCAATTTGATGGGTGGATTCTCCTCAAAAAGGAAAATGCCACTAAAATAGAGCAAACTCG AATTAATGATTCAGAAAAGAATCAAAGTTGTCATTATCTGAAAGGAACGCAAATTTTTTCTGCTGACTGTTCATCTAAGAAGCCATTTACCTGTGAGTTTAACACACTCTGA